A single window of Bombyx mori chromosome 9, ASM3026992v2 DNA harbors:
- the Nopp34 gene encoding nucleolar phosphoprotein, with the protein MEENVALDSSKQKKFIKSIKGLQKTIKKKKTQAKDQTPVTPKVQEEKIKKKKRVRGLVYLGHIPHGFYEHQMTQYFSQFGGVSNCRVIRSRRTGRSKGYAFVEFHDPAVAQIVAETMNNYLMGKRLIKAAYIPPDKRRWAMRYTWNPQNNPVLNTNLKLKKQYNAVKSDAEELRSARKLMKSLNKTKKKLKELGINYDFFMPVDIPEELTEIE; encoded by the exons ATGGAAGAAAACGTTGCGTTGGATTCtagcaaacaaaaaaagtttatcAAATCCATTAAAGGATTGCAAAAAACTATAAAG AAGAAAAAAACGCAAGCGAAGGATCAGACCCCCGTCACCCCTAAAGTACAagaagagaaaataaaaaaaaagaaacgtgtAAGAGGGCTTGTTTATTTGGGACATATCCCACATGGATTTTATGAG CATCAAATGACACAATACTTCAGTCAGTTTGGAGGTGTTTCTAACTGTAGAGTGATCAGATCAAGGCGCACTGGCAGATCTAAAGGATATGCATTTGTAGAGTTTCATGATCCTGCTGTCGCACAAATTGTTGCTGAGACCATGAATAATTATCTCATGGGGAAAAGATTGATAAAAG CTGCTTACATACCACCTGATAAACGAAGATGGGCCATGAGATACACATGGAACCCTCAGAACAATCCTGTCTTAAATACGAATCTGAAACTTAAAAAA CAATACAACGCAGTAAAGAGTGATGCTGAAGAATTAAGAAGTGCTCGTAAATTAATGAAAAG tttaaataaaacaaagaaaaagttAAAGGAATTGGGCATCAATTATGATTTCTTCATGCCCGTAGATATCCCAGAAGAATTAACAGAAATTGAGTAA